A stretch of Clostridium estertheticum DNA encodes these proteins:
- the guaD gene encoding guanine deaminase, with the protein MKALKGNIIFTASSEKFEVYENSYLVESDGTVVGIFKELPSHLKVTSVDNFGDSLIIPGFVDMHLHAPQFQNMGLGLDEELLQWLEKYTFPEEAKYSNEQYAKRLYTNLAKELWRNGTTRVSLFSSIHRNGTEILMDVFNRAGIGAYVGKVNMDRNSPDFYVESTEESLASTEEWILATKDKYNLVKPIITPRFVPSCSVKLMKGLANLSEKYNLKVQSHLSENESEIQWVNELHPEFGSYADVYDGMKLLTENTIMTHAVHNTLEEIELLAKRNVFIAHCPNANYNLSSGIMPARKFLDAGIRVGLGTDIGAGHQIGIYKVMSRAVQSSKMNWLNSGKVERCLTMPEAFYMGTKGGGEFFGKVGSFERGYSLDALVIDDENLGDRDFRSIEERLQRFIYCGDDRNITKRYVAGKLLSEPV; encoded by the coding sequence ATGAAAGCACTTAAAGGAAACATAATTTTTACTGCGTCTAGTGAAAAGTTCGAAGTCTATGAAAACAGCTATCTTGTAGAGTCTGATGGAACAGTTGTAGGAATATTCAAAGAACTTCCAAGCCACTTAAAGGTGACTAGCGTTGATAATTTTGGTGATTCACTAATAATTCCTGGATTTGTAGATATGCACCTGCATGCTCCACAATTTCAGAATATGGGTCTTGGCCTAGATGAGGAACTGCTACAATGGCTTGAAAAGTATACGTTTCCTGAAGAAGCTAAATATAGCAATGAGCAGTACGCCAAGAGGCTTTACACAAATCTTGCAAAGGAGTTGTGGAGAAATGGAACCACTCGCGTTTCACTTTTCTCAAGCATTCACAGAAATGGAACTGAAATTCTAATGGACGTCTTCAATAGGGCGGGTATTGGGGCTTACGTTGGAAAAGTTAATATGGATAGAAATTCACCGGATTTTTATGTGGAGTCAACTGAGGAGTCACTAGCATCTACTGAAGAATGGATATTGGCTACAAAGGACAAGTACAATCTTGTAAAGCCTATAATAACACCAAGGTTCGTTCCATCATGTTCAGTAAAACTCATGAAGGGTCTTGCTAATCTTTCTGAAAAGTACAATCTTAAAGTGCAAAGTCATCTATCTGAGAATGAAAGTGAGATCCAATGGGTGAATGAACTCCATCCAGAATTTGGTTCATACGCAGATGTATATGATGGAATGAAGCTTCTGACTGAAAATACGATTATGACTCATGCAGTACACAATACACTAGAAGAAATAGAGCTACTTGCAAAAAGAAACGTCTTCATAGCACACTGCCCAAATGCTAATTACAACTTGTCATCAGGTATAATGCCAGCAAGGAAATTCCTTGATGCTGGAATTAGGGTTGGACTTGGAACGGACATTGGTGCAGGTCATCAGATTGGTATATATAAGGTGATGAGCCGTGCCGTTCAATCTTCCAAGATGAATTGGCTTAATAGTGGAAAGGTTGAAAGGTGTCTTACAATGCCTGAGGCCTTCTACATGGGAACAAAAGGTGGCGGAGAATTCTTTGGCAAGGTGGGGTCTTTTGAGCGTGGATACTCACTGGATGCTCTCGTAATAGATGATGAAAACCTTGGTGACAGGGATTTCAGAAGCATTGAAGAGCGCCTCCAAAGGTTTATATACTGCGGAGATGACAGAAACATAACAAAACGTTATGTTGCTGGAAAACTTCTTTCTGAGCCGGTGTGA
- a CDS encoding FAD binding domain-containing protein, which yields MVKLNNGYVPETLVEALKVMRDEKVKPYSGGTDLMLEVEEGASYLFLNKIAELKIIKSDSDYIRIGAQCTFTEIEESDVAPRILKDAMSQLAGPAVRNFGTIGGNIGNGSAKADSALILFVADSLIRLKSASSERTIYIKDFYKQRKQLDLREGELIVEFLIPKKYLENYYYKKIGARKALAITRVGFAGLLHEENGVITHVATAFGAIEPTIVRHPEIDEMFIGKTISEAKGLKDNYLNLYENAINPSAGRVSKEYRKTVCINLLKDFLNENGI from the coding sequence ATGGTAAAATTAAATAATGGATACGTGCCAGAAACGCTTGTAGAGGCACTGAAAGTAATGAGGGATGAAAAGGTTAAGCCTTACAGTGGAGGAACTGATCTTATGCTTGAAGTAGAGGAAGGTGCAAGCTATCTATTTTTGAATAAGATAGCTGAGCTTAAAATAATAAAATCAGATTCTGATTATATAAGAATAGGGGCACAGTGTACTTTCACTGAAATAGAGGAATCAGATGTTGCACCTCGAATTTTAAAGGATGCAATGTCACAGCTTGCAGGCCCAGCTGTAAGAAATTTCGGAACTATAGGTGGGAATATAGGAAATGGATCAGCAAAGGCTGATTCAGCCTTGATATTATTTGTTGCAGATTCACTTATTAGACTAAAAAGTGCTAGTTCTGAGAGAACAATTTATATTAAAGATTTTTATAAGCAAAGAAAACAGCTTGACCTAAGAGAAGGGGAACTCATAGTTGAATTTTTAATACCTAAAAAATATCTTGAAAATTACTATTATAAGAAGATAGGTGCTAGAAAGGCACTAGCAATTACTAGAGTGGGATTTGCAGGACTTTTACATGAAGAAAATGGAGTGATTACTCATGTAGCAACTGCATTTGGAGCAATCGAACCTACTATAGTTAGACATCCTGAAATTGATGAGATGTTTATAGGAAAAACTATTAGTGAAGCTAAGGGATTAAAGGACAATTACCTAAATTTATACGAAAATGCAATAAACCCAAGCGCTGGGAGAGTTTCAAAAGAATATAGGAAAACTGTATGTATAAATTTATTAAAAGATTTTTTAAATGAAAATGGTATCTAA
- a CDS encoding DUF1016 N-terminal domain-containing protein — MSEKLTKEFGKGFTVANLKNMRQFYLTFPKGYALRS, encoded by the coding sequence TTGTCTGAAAAACTAACAAAGGAGTTTGGGAAAGGATTTACTGTTGCAAATTTAAAAAATATGCGACAATTTTATCTGACATTTCCAAAAGGCTACGCACTGCGTAGCTGA
- a CDS encoding DUF2922 domain-containing protein, with protein MHKLAMRFLTSTEGKYFTLTVDDIKSDGDGVPTVTEAEVNALMDLVIAKNIFASANGNLIGKKDAKIVTTDTSMVEVA; from the coding sequence ATGCATAAATTAGCTATGAGATTTTTAACATCTACAGAAGGTAAGTATTTTACTTTAACGGTAGATGACATTAAATCAGATGGAGATGGAGTTCCAACTGTGACAGAAGCTGAGGTAAATGCTCTTATGGATTTAGTAATTGCAAAAAATATTTTTGCATCAGCTAATGGTAATTTAATTGGTAAGAAAGATGCTAAGATAGTTACTACTGATACTAGTATGGTTGAAGTAGCCTAG
- a CDS encoding response regulator: MFKLIIVDDEKIEREGIKFLINMYKLPFDVVEAKNGIEALDYLKENPVDIIFTDIKMPFMSGLELSDKAKAINPSVKIVIFSAYSDFDYAKKAISIKVFDYVLKPVDENEFINTALKIIELCKQEKMEKENTYKILHGYKKSLLYEKEESHILNDIENEKGDNSNEVSRKVIEDVIKIINEEYASDIGLEYIAEKVFLSPGYLSFLFKKELGNNLTKYITKYRLERSRDLLNDTNMKIVDISKKVGYSKQAYFCSIFKTYYGITPLSYRERMK; the protein is encoded by the coding sequence ATGTTTAAATTAATTATCGTAGATGATGAAAAAATAGAAAGAGAAGGAATAAAATTTTTAATAAATATGTATAAGTTACCTTTTGATGTAGTTGAAGCAAAAAATGGAATTGAAGCTCTCGATTATCTAAAAGAAAATCCTGTAGATATAATTTTCACGGACATTAAAATGCCTTTTATGAGTGGCTTGGAGCTATCCGACAAGGCCAAAGCAATAAATCCATCGGTAAAAATTGTTATCTTTAGTGCGTATAGTGATTTCGATTATGCTAAAAAGGCTATAAGCATTAAAGTATTTGATTATGTTCTTAAGCCTGTAGATGAAAATGAATTTATAAATACAGCTCTAAAAATCATCGAACTATGTAAACAAGAGAAAATGGAAAAAGAAAATACTTACAAAATTCTCCACGGCTATAAAAAGAGCTTACTCTACGAAAAAGAAGAGTCACATATTTTAAATGATATAGAAAATGAAAAGGGTGATAATTCTAATGAGGTTAGCAGAAAGGTAATTGAAGATGTTATTAAAATAATTAATGAAGAGTATGCCAGTGACATTGGCCTAGAATATATTGCCGAAAAAGTTTTTCTGTCGCCTGGATATCTTAGTTTTTTATTTAAGAAGGAGTTGGGTAATAACCTTACAAAATATATTACAAAATATAGACTTGAAAGGTCTAGAGACTTACTTAATGATACAAATATGAAAATTGTGGATATCAGCAAAAAAGTCGGTTATTCAAAGCAGGCATATTTTTGCTCGATTTTTAAAACATATTATGGAATAACTCCGTTAAGCTATAGGGAAAGGATGAAATAG
- a CDS encoding DUF5054 domain-containing protein: MIKLKKIFVVFKTHFDIGFTGLPSEIKARYSKDMIPNAVETCIKSKEEDSLHPYVWTMPSWPLTSVLRDNCEGLENLINKKQILWHALPFTTHTEFCGLEEFIRGMYISKKLSSKFDFSPISAKMTDVPGHTWILPTLLSNAGIKFLHLGCNPCSTPPDVPPLFNWEGPDGRRVLTMYSKGDYGSGTFPDEDWDLPVWLAMFNTGDNHGAHSPQIIKDILNEVKLKSPETEVHFGTLDDFYNALSEIDLQLPVIKKDLADCWIHGVGTYPKEVSEIRKLRNYLTAIETVISLKELNNEEFSGSNSALIENAYENMLLFGEHTWGLDTKIGLNPIGRVYDKESLKSMQSEGKYDRMEESWKEKANYVKNAIGYISQIEANVLEKFSFDEKNVHSKFLKIYNPLVIRRDGLIEVDRCLEGEFSIIDEVRSEVLSYIAMDNKLYVEVLDVEPLSFKILKIIKEKHCQEMLSGIAYEKDNFVNLKNKYITLVVDKNSGTIVSLKNKATGKEWVDSSSQLGFGQFIYDIHSKKEVFEYVRDYAYDLQDWYLDDFGKPLYPKIGHNTFKHCTQKVSFENTSTYGRIIIEQGALEESVEAYGNAKSVISKITLFKNKEYVEFEYEIVEKQETPYVESGHFVFPLAADVPSYSVNKIGSVIDPCTDILKDANHVLYCLENWVDVCDKGEGLLFISFDTPLLSIGKPGIERYSPDYVPQEPIIYFNAFNNQWGTNFPQWIGGNFNFKYRIIPHIGNWQEVNAFKKSKQAVVPLISNFIVDAEISLKSESNRLVLNELNSLEILALKASQNGDGFILRLRETLGKKQIQKIIFNKKIESVFKCNLLEVVEGEIRLEDCEEGKEFDLSVSPFEIITLKLQKKNL; encoded by the coding sequence ATGATTAAGTTAAAAAAGATTTTTGTGGTTTTTAAGACTCATTTTGATATTGGATTTACGGGGCTTCCGTCAGAAATAAAAGCGAGATACAGCAAGGATATGATTCCTAACGCAGTTGAAACTTGCATAAAAAGCAAGGAAGAGGACTCCTTGCATCCTTATGTATGGACAATGCCGTCTTGGCCATTAACCAGCGTCTTAAGAGATAATTGTGAAGGTCTTGAAAACTTAATAAACAAAAAACAAATATTATGGCATGCCTTACCTTTTACTACTCATACTGAATTCTGTGGGTTAGAAGAATTTATAAGGGGGATGTACATATCAAAAAAATTATCCTCAAAATTTGACTTTTCTCCTATCAGTGCAAAAATGACAGATGTACCAGGGCATACATGGATTTTGCCCACACTGTTAAGTAATGCAGGAATTAAATTTCTTCATTTAGGTTGCAATCCATGTTCGACGCCTCCAGATGTTCCACCGCTGTTTAATTGGGAGGGACCGGATGGCCGAAGAGTACTTACTATGTATTCAAAGGGTGATTATGGTAGTGGTACATTTCCAGATGAAGACTGGGACTTACCTGTGTGGTTAGCAATGTTTAATACCGGAGATAATCATGGAGCCCACAGCCCACAAATAATTAAAGATATACTTAATGAAGTTAAGTTAAAGAGTCCAGAAACCGAAGTTCATTTCGGAACTTTAGATGATTTTTATAATGCACTCTCAGAAATAGATTTGCAGTTACCCGTGATTAAAAAGGATTTGGCTGATTGCTGGATTCATGGTGTTGGAACTTACCCTAAGGAAGTATCAGAGATTAGAAAACTTAGAAATTACCTTACAGCAATTGAGACAGTAATAAGCCTTAAAGAACTTAATAATGAAGAATTCTCAGGAAGTAATTCAGCGCTTATCGAAAATGCATACGAAAATATGCTACTGTTTGGAGAGCATACCTGGGGATTAGATACTAAGATTGGACTTAACCCCATAGGTAGAGTGTATGACAAAGAGTCTCTAAAAAGCATGCAAAGTGAAGGTAAGTATGACAGGATGGAAGAGTCCTGGAAAGAAAAAGCTAATTATGTTAAAAATGCTATAGGATATATTTCACAAATAGAAGCTAACGTACTTGAGAAGTTTTCTTTTGATGAGAAAAATGTTCATTCAAAATTCCTAAAAATATATAATCCTCTGGTTATAAGAAGAGATGGGTTAATAGAAGTTGATAGATGTTTAGAAGGAGAATTCTCTATAATTGATGAAGTTAGATCTGAGGTACTCAGCTATATAGCTATGGATAATAAATTGTATGTTGAGGTATTGGATGTGGAACCCTTATCTTTTAAAATATTAAAGATAATAAAAGAGAAGCATTGCCAAGAAATGCTGAGTGGGATAGCATATGAAAAAGATAACTTTGTTAATTTGAAAAATAAGTACATTACTCTTGTGGTAGATAAAAACTCTGGTACAATTGTATCTTTAAAGAATAAAGCTACGGGTAAGGAGTGGGTGGATAGCAGCTCTCAATTGGGGTTTGGACAGTTTATTTATGATATCCACTCAAAAAAAGAAGTTTTTGAATACGTAAGAGACTACGCCTATGATCTTCAAGATTGGTATTTGGATGATTTTGGTAAACCGCTATATCCGAAAATAGGTCATAATACTTTTAAACATTGTACACAAAAAGTAAGCTTTGAAAACACCAGTACTTATGGGAGGATAATTATTGAACAAGGGGCGCTTGAAGAAAGTGTGGAGGCTTATGGAAATGCAAAGTCTGTTATAAGCAAAATTACCCTTTTTAAGAATAAGGAATATGTTGAGTTTGAATATGAAATTGTAGAAAAACAAGAGACACCTTACGTGGAATCAGGCCACTTTGTTTTCCCTTTGGCAGCAGATGTTCCAAGCTATAGCGTAAATAAAATAGGGAGCGTTATTGATCCTTGCACAGATATATTAAAGGATGCTAACCATGTATTATACTGCTTAGAAAATTGGGTTGATGTATGTGACAAAGGAGAAGGATTATTATTTATTTCCTTTGATACACCATTACTTTCCATAGGAAAACCCGGGATAGAAAGATATTCACCCGATTATGTTCCACAAGAACCTATAATCTATTTCAATGCCTTTAATAATCAGTGGGGTACTAATTTTCCACAATGGATTGGGGGCAATTTTAACTTCAAATACAGAATAATTCCGCATATTGGAAATTGGCAGGAGGTAAATGCCTTTAAAAAGTCGAAGCAGGCAGTAGTACCATTAATTTCTAACTTTATTGTAGATGCTGAAATATCACTGAAGAGCGAATCTAATAGGCTTGTATTAAATGAGTTAAATTCGTTAGAAATCCTAGCTTTAAAAGCCTCACAGAATGGCGATGGCTTCATACTTAGGTTAAGGGAAACCTTAGGCAAGAAGCAGATACAAAAGATAATATTTAATAAAAAAATAGAAAGTGTATTTAAGTGCAACCTCCTTGAGGTAGTAGAAGGTGAAATAAGGCTGGAGGATTGTGAAGAGGGCAAGGAATTCGATTTAAGTGTAAGTCCCTTTGAAATTATCACATTGAAACTACAAAAAAAGAATCTGTAA
- a CDS encoding (2Fe-2S)-binding protein, protein MKYIEFKLNGENVQYEGSASNRLLDVLRETYRLTGVKCGCKEGECGACSVIIDGRLANSCMIAMGSIHGSDVMTIEGFSNTERFKVIDKAYGDVSAVQCGFCIPGMVLATECILAVTPHPTEEEIRRGISGNLCRCTGYNSIVKAIGIAAKEGKGLW, encoded by the coding sequence ATGAAATATATTGAGTTCAAACTTAATGGAGAAAATGTTCAATACGAGGGTAGTGCATCAAACAGACTCTTAGATGTATTGAGAGAAACCTATAGACTTACTGGAGTAAAGTGTGGTTGCAAGGAGGGTGAATGTGGAGCATGCTCTGTTATCATCGATGGGAGACTTGCTAATTCATGTATGATAGCAATGGGAAGTATTCATGGAAGTGATGTTATGACTATAGAAGGCTTTAGTAATACTGAAAGGTTTAAGGTTATTGATAAAGCCTATGGAGATGTTTCAGCAGTGCAATGTGGATTTTGTATACCGGGGATGGTACTTGCAACAGAGTGTATACTTGCAGTGACTCCACATCCAACGGAAGAAGAAATAAGACGTGGAATATCCGGAAATTTATGCCGTTGCACAGGATACAATTCAATAGTTAAAGCTATAGGAATCGCAGCAAAAGAAGGTAAAGGATTATGGTAA
- a CDS encoding DUF1659 domain-containing protein, with protein MAVKSTKVASALKLTMIVGVDTKGKDKFATKRLSNLKVAAVDEDIFAVGQAISNIKTYPLFGLDREDQYSLVNA; from the coding sequence ATGGCAGTTAAATCAACAAAGGTAGCCAGTGCGCTAAAACTTACTATGATAGTAGGTGTTGACACTAAAGGCAAAGATAAATTTGCAACAAAAAGGTTAAGTAATTTAAAAGTTGCTGCAGTAGATGAAGACATTTTTGCAGTAGGGCAAGCTATCTCAAACATTAAAACTTATCCACTATTCGGACTAGACAGAGAAGATCAGTACAGCTTAGTTAATGCTTAG
- a CDS encoding sensor histidine kinase: MNGLMNFFKNLSFRRKLVLSYIIIIIVPVTVLGLYSYNQSKTYLEEQVQRHIESSTKQMISDINYRLQWYNNLIKVTIYNPKVKKILSYKDAISLEEMQGLNDYVEPMLYNFLIGNRDIKKLTIFTEDGKPISGDFVQPNYTIKNTDWFKESSKNNTINWWFEKEELFATSKIFDTSNSNMDIGMFYLKLDYKSVLGNLLEKNTYDSGFIISNQKNDILFSESTNKNNKTNDSFDRKIINLQQGNVNIDGQKYIIVKGSIINKTMNIFYYVPTNTVVINSRGIIKATVIVVFVCLLLLCGLVWLFSNTLVKRILKLNRKMELVECGKYDIQVSSNSKDEIGQLYNSFGNMIKKTNYLIEEVYKSNITQKEAELKSLQAQINPHFLYNTLSVINWKATMIGASDISHVIKTLSKFYRTTLNKGENTISIIDEIGNIQAYIEIQLVMHDNSFEVQYDFDEEIFNYDMINLVLQPIVENAIEHGIDHNQNKEGVLTIKGKIKGKCVEFIVQDNGCGMKTETVEEVFIKHSKGYGLKNVQERILLFFGMEYGMTVNSECGKGTSINVLIPKYNKPPYNE, encoded by the coding sequence TTGAATGGATTGATGAATTTTTTTAAAAACTTAAGTTTCAGAAGAAAGCTTGTTTTATCATATATCATAATAATAATTGTTCCGGTTACCGTACTTGGATTATATTCTTATAATCAATCCAAAACATATCTTGAAGAACAAGTTCAGCGACATATTGAAAGTTCAACAAAGCAAATGATTAGCGATATTAATTATAGGCTTCAATGGTATAATAATTTAATTAAAGTAACAATTTACAATCCCAAAGTTAAAAAGATTCTTTCGTATAAAGATGCTATTTCCCTAGAAGAAATGCAGGGACTAAATGACTATGTAGAACCAATGTTATATAATTTCCTGATTGGCAATAGGGATATAAAGAAACTAACAATATTTACTGAGGATGGTAAGCCTATTTCTGGGGATTTTGTACAACCTAATTACACAATAAAAAATACTGACTGGTTTAAAGAATCCAGTAAGAATAATACAATAAATTGGTGGTTTGAAAAAGAGGAATTATTTGCAACCTCAAAGATATTTGATACATCAAACTCTAATATGGATATCGGTATGTTTTATTTGAAGCTAGATTATAAAAGTGTATTAGGAAATTTGTTAGAGAAAAATACTTACGATTCTGGATTTATTATTAGTAATCAAAAAAATGATATTTTGTTTTCCGAAAGTACAAATAAGAATAATAAGACAAATGATAGTTTTGATAGAAAAATAATTAATTTACAACAAGGCAATGTAAATATAGATGGGCAAAAATATATTATTGTTAAAGGTAGTATCATTAACAAAACTATGAATATTTTTTATTACGTACCTACGAATACAGTGGTAATTAATTCAAGAGGAATTATAAAGGCAACGGTAATTGTAGTATTTGTATGTTTACTCTTATTGTGTGGATTGGTGTGGTTATTTTCAAATACCCTTGTGAAACGTATATTAAAATTAAATAGAAAAATGGAATTGGTAGAGTGTGGGAAGTATGATATTCAGGTATCTTCAAATTCTAAGGATGAAATAGGTCAACTATACAATAGTTTTGGTAATATGATAAAGAAAACAAATTACCTAATTGAAGAGGTATACAAAAGCAATATTACTCAAAAGGAGGCAGAGTTAAAATCACTCCAAGCACAAATAAACCCTCATTTTTTGTATAATACCTTATCTGTTATTAATTGGAAGGCAACAATGATAGGTGCAAGTGATATTAGTCATGTAATAAAGACTCTGTCAAAGTTTTATAGGACAACCCTTAATAAGGGTGAAAATACTATATCTATAATAGATGAAATAGGAAATATACAGGCATATATCGAAATACAATTAGTGATGCATGACAATAGCTTTGAGGTGCAATATGATTTTGACGAAGAAATTTTTAATTATGATATGATTAATCTTGTATTACAGCCCATAGTTGAAAATGCTATTGAGCATGGAATAGACCATAATCAGAATAAAGAAGGAGTACTAACTATTAAAGGAAAAATTAAAGGAAAATGTGTAGAATTTATAGTGCAAGATAATGGATGTGGAATGAAAACCGAGACAGTTGAAGAAGTTTTTATTAAGCATTCAAAAGGGTATGGACTGAAAAATGTACAGGAAAGAATATTATTATTTTTTGGAATGGAATATGGTATGACAGTTAATAGTGAATGTGGGAAGGGAACTTCTATAAATGTACTTATTCCAAAGTATAATAAACCACCATATAATGAGTAG
- a CDS encoding RDD family protein: MPIYYENPNISEHIKEHPIEVFIPSSPWVRYFARMIDMYFGSMLIAITWVRLSPNTYNKILGDNSNEYVAGVILCIIWLLIESMMISTLGTTFGKWIFSSKVISIDGGRLKFSKALLRSFSMCFNGLGLMIPVVSLFTLSNSFKQIKNQNYGGFTKWDIQTKSAVITTRLKPIKVALLLTFCIVSLAGYNYHYDNQSKIMNENNEAVEQLDEIWTKLDDEGTLLTNWENELANKYKSIAELAQKLEYWGSSGNETEYNNNIDNYNRTVNDYNVEESLYETRRLKYVSDTDSYNKKYDELMGTTE; the protein is encoded by the coding sequence ATGCCAATTTATTATGAAAATCCAAACATAAGTGAACATATTAAAGAACACCCAATAGAGGTTTTTATACCTTCAAGTCCTTGGGTTAGATACTTTGCAAGAATGATAGATATGTATTTTGGATCAATGCTAATAGCAATAACGTGGGTTCGACTTTCACCTAATACATATAATAAAATACTTGGTGATAATAGTAATGAGTATGTTGCGGGAGTAATTTTATGTATAATATGGTTGCTTATTGAGTCGATGATGATATCAACATTGGGAACAACATTTGGTAAATGGATTTTTAGCTCAAAAGTGATTAGTATAGATGGTGGAAGGTTAAAATTTTCTAAAGCATTGTTAAGAAGTTTTTCAATGTGTTTTAATGGATTAGGGCTAATGATACCAGTAGTAAGTCTATTTACACTATCTAATTCATTTAAGCAAATAAAAAATCAAAATTATGGTGGGTTTACAAAATGGGATATACAAACTAAATCAGCAGTTATTACAACTAGATTAAAACCTATAAAGGTAGCGCTATTATTAACATTCTGCATAGTGAGTTTAGCAGGTTACAATTATCATTATGATAATCAATCAAAAATCATGAATGAAAATAATGAAGCAGTGGAGCAATTAGACGAAATATGGACTAAACTTGACGATGAAGGAACGTTATTAACTAATTGGGAAAATGAACTGGCAAATAAATATAAAAGCATAGCTGAACTTGCTCAAAAATTGGAGTACTGGGGCAGTAGTGGTAATGAAACTGAGTATAACAATAACATAGATAATTATAATAGGACAGTTAATGATTATAATGTAGAAGAATCTCTATATGAAACTAGACGGTTAAAATATGTCTCGGATACAGATAGTTACAACAAGAAATATGATGAGTTAATGGGTACTACAGAGTAA
- a CDS encoding helix-turn-helix domain-containing protein gives MEKYALALQCMDGDVIEIATYDSSINYLDFNILIGYLNLHIIDLIKVIPNENWSASEHYHTFFELHIIPQGKGFINIEGTDFDVKARQLYITAPYVKHIQLSNAKDPMSEYCLKFELSILNNLQINNSAAKKEITMLKDMLSRTYPFAFEDTFETRSKFQQVFFEVKHRNLGYQLKIQILITDIIIDVLRTVSSTIGSIPKYAVLKKSLQQERIERIEKFIKNNFMNSISLKDLSSFLFLSTRQINRIMEKELSLTFHAYLLNERFKFAIEQLEETSLSIEEISYKSGFSSPIHLYQVFKRFGIPNPSKIRHKEKLNSD, from the coding sequence ATGGAAAAATATGCTTTAGCACTTCAATGCATGGATGGTGATGTTATCGAAATAGCAACTTATGATTCTTCAATTAATTATTTAGATTTTAATATTTTGATAGGTTATCTAAATTTACACATAATCGATTTAATCAAAGTGATTCCAAATGAGAATTGGAGTGCTAGCGAGCACTATCATACTTTCTTTGAACTTCATATAATCCCACAAGGCAAGGGATTTATAAATATTGAAGGAACTGATTTTGACGTAAAAGCTAGACAACTATATATAACAGCACCTTATGTAAAACACATCCAGTTATCAAATGCAAAAGATCCTATGTCTGAGTACTGCCTTAAATTCGAGTTAAGCATCTTAAATAACCTTCAAATTAATAACTCCGCCGCTAAGAAAGAAATTACTATGCTAAAAGATATGCTTTCAAGAACCTACCCCTTTGCTTTCGAGGATACTTTTGAAACCCGAAGCAAATTCCAACAGGTTTTTTTTGAGGTCAAGCATCGCAATTTAGGATACCAGCTTAAAATTCAAATCCTAATTACAGATATAATAATAGATGTACTACGCACGGTTTCATCAACTATAGGGTCCATTCCTAAATATGCTGTACTGAAAAAATCCCTGCAGCAGGAACGAATTGAAAGAATTGAGAAATTTATAAAAAACAACTTTATGAATTCCATATCCTTAAAAGATTTATCTTCCTTTCTTTTTCTGAGTACTAGACAGATAAACAGGATAATGGAAAAGGAATTAAGTTTGACTTTTCATGCATACCTTTTAAATGAACGCTTTAAGTTTGCAATTGAACAGTTGGAGGAAACATCACTTTCTATAGAAGAAATTTCCTATAAATCAGGTTTCTCCTCTCCCATTCATCTATATCAAGTGTTTAAACGTTTTGGGATTCCAAATCCAAGTAAAATACGCCACAAAGAAAAGCTTAATTCAGATTAA